A section of the Felis catus isolate Fca126 chromosome B2, F.catus_Fca126_mat1.0, whole genome shotgun sequence genome encodes:
- the LOC101095497 gene encoding trace amine-associated receptor 6, with protein MSTNSSPSASEQLCYQNMTGSCAKAPYSPGPRLILYTLFSLGAVLAVFGNLLVVISILHFKQLHSPTNFLIASLACADFLVGVTVMPFSMVRSVEGCWYFGPSFCTFHTCCDVAFCYSSLFHLCFISIDRYIAVTEPLVYPTKFTVSVSGTCIGISWILPLVYSGAVFYTGAYDDGLEELSRAVNCVGGCQTVVNQNWVLIDFLSFFIPTLVMIILYSNIFLVARQQAKKIEDTGGKIELSSASYKSRVAKRERKAAKTLGITVVAFMISWLPYSIDSLIDAYMGFITPAYIYEICCWCAYYNSAMNPLIYALFYPWFRKALKIIMSGWVFEDSSPTMNLFSEQM; from the coding sequence ATGAGCACCAACTCTTCCCCCTCTGCATCCGAGCAGCTCTGCTACCAGAACATGACCGGATCCTGCGCGAAAGCCCCCTACTCGCCCGGACCCCGGCTCATTCTCTACACACTGTTCAGCTTGGGGGCTGTGCTGGCCGTTTTTGGAAACCTCCTGGTGGTGATTTCAATCCTGCATTTCAAGCAGCTGCACTCGCCAACCAATTTTCTCATCGCCTCTCTGGCCTGTGCTGACTTTCTGGTGGGGGTGACCGTCATGCCCTTCAGCATGGTCAGGTCTGTGGAGGGCTGCTGGTACTTTGGGCCGAGTTTCTGTACCTTCCACACGTGCTGTGATGTGGCATTTTGTTATTCTTCCCTCTTCCACCTGTGCTTCATCTCCATCGACAGGTACATTGCTGTTACTGAGCCTCTGGTCTATCCTACCAAGTTCACGGTGTCCGTGTCGGGGACATGCATCGGCATCTCCTGGATCCTGCCCCTTGTATACAGTGGTGCTGTGTTCTACACAGGTGCCTATGATGATGGGCTGGAGGAATTATCTCGTGCCGTCAACTGCGTAGGAGGTTGTCAGACCGTTGTAAATCAAAACTGGGTGTTGATAGATTTTCTATCCTTCTTTATACCTACCCTCGTTATGATAATTCtctatagcaatatttttcttgtGGCTAGACAACAGGCTAAAAAGATTGAAGATACTGGGGGCAAAATAGAATTGTCATCAGCTAGTTACAAATCCAGAGTGGCCAAGAGAGAACGAAAAGCAGCAAAAACCCTGGGTATCACTGTGGTAGCatttatgatttcatggttaccGTACAGTATTGACTCATTAATTGATGCTTATATGGGCTTCATAACCCCTGCCTACATCTATGAGATTTGCTGTTGGTGTGCTTATTATAATTCAGCCATGAACCCTTtgatttatgctttattttaccCGTGGTTCAGGAAGGCCTTAAAAATTATCATGAGTGGTTGGGTTTTCGAGGACAGTTCACCCACCATGAATTTGTTCTCTGAACAAATGTAA